In Maridesulfovibrio zosterae DSM 11974, a genomic segment contains:
- a CDS encoding ribonuclease J encodes MSEPQLTVCPLGGLGEIGLNCMMLSTAESVVVIDCGLIFPDDALFGVDIAIPRFDHILANKDLVKGIVLTHGHEDHIGALPWLLPYLNVPVYGSGFTLGLVENKLREHNLENYVDLREVKAHDRIQLGDMAVNFFPVCHSIIDGFGLGIETPVGRVVHTGDFKIDRNPLDGHATDLEAFKNFSRQGVTLLFSDSTNIEQDGYALTEREIKSSMRDLFEEAEGRILVTLFSSHIQRMQEIFDLAEETGRKVGISGKSLSRNIDLAREQGKLRVHERNIIDLQDLPDYRDDEVVLLVTGSQGEALASLARLSTGDHRQLSIKDGDLVLMSSRFIPGNTKAITRVINRLYKLGAEVLYEKVQGIHASGHAHKEELRMMLEAVQPKYFIPVHGEYRHLIKHSRLAVETGVAPERALVIEDGEPVTFLLHGIRFEENVQVQCTLVDGKGVGDVGQTVLKERQLLAGEGLVIVALVVEVSTGEILRGPEVLSKGFVFEQQYSHLLEDAKCIVLDVYENIPPGQTTKLKERIRSALRRFFRKVLGRDPVVIPLVISITGDEDKDSEAMCDKCVL; translated from the coding sequence ATGAGCGAACCTCAGCTTACGGTATGTCCTCTCGGCGGATTGGGTGAAATTGGGCTGAACTGTATGATGCTCAGTACAGCAGAATCTGTTGTGGTTATTGACTGCGGGTTGATTTTCCCTGACGATGCCCTGTTCGGAGTAGACATCGCTATTCCGCGTTTCGACCATATTCTTGCCAATAAAGACCTCGTTAAAGGAATCGTGCTTACTCACGGTCATGAAGATCACATCGGCGCCCTGCCATGGCTGCTTCCATATCTTAATGTTCCGGTCTACGGTTCAGGATTTACACTTGGTCTGGTTGAAAACAAACTTCGTGAGCATAATCTTGAAAATTATGTAGACCTGCGTGAAGTCAAAGCTCATGACCGTATACAGCTTGGAGATATGGCTGTTAATTTTTTTCCAGTCTGCCATTCCATCATTGACGGATTCGGACTGGGCATTGAAACACCGGTAGGACGGGTTGTACATACCGGTGATTTTAAAATCGACCGTAATCCTCTTGATGGTCACGCTACCGATCTTGAAGCATTTAAAAACTTTTCCAGACAGGGTGTAACACTGCTCTTTTCTGATTCTACCAACATCGAGCAGGACGGATACGCACTTACTGAACGCGAAATTAAAAGCTCCATGCGTGATCTGTTTGAAGAAGCCGAAGGCCGCATTCTGGTCACACTCTTCTCCAGCCACATTCAGCGGATGCAGGAAATTTTCGACCTGGCTGAAGAAACAGGAAGAAAAGTCGGCATCAGCGGTAAATCCCTTTCACGCAATATTGATCTCGCCCGTGAACAAGGTAAATTAAGAGTTCATGAACGCAACATAATAGATCTTCAAGACCTGCCTGATTACCGTGATGATGAAGTTGTACTGCTGGTGACAGGATCACAAGGAGAGGCACTTGCCTCTCTGGCCCGCCTTTCCACCGGAGACCACCGTCAGCTTTCTATTAAAGATGGTGACCTTGTGCTCATGTCCTCGCGCTTCATTCCGGGGAATACCAAGGCCATTACCAGAGTAATCAACAGGCTTTATAAGCTTGGTGCAGAAGTACTCTATGAGAAAGTTCAGGGAATTCATGCTTCCGGCCATGCGCACAAAGAGGAACTGCGCATGATGCTTGAAGCTGTACAACCTAAATATTTCATTCCGGTTCACGGAGAATACCGCCACCTTATCAAACATTCACGGCTTGCTGTTGAAACAGGTGTAGCCCCGGAAAGGGCACTTGTAATCGAAGATGGAGAGCCGGTGACCTTCCTGCTGCATGGCATACGTTTTGAAGAAAATGTTCAGGTGCAGTGTACGCTGGTAGACGGTAAAGGAGTCGGTGATGTAGGACAGACAGTCCTTAAAGAACGCCAACTTCTCGCAGGCGAAGGTCTGGTGATTGTTGCACTGGTCGTAGAAGTTTCTACAGGTGAGATACTGCGCGGACCGGAAGTTCTATCCAAAGGATTTGTTTTCGAACAGCAATATTCACATCTGCTGGAAGATGCAAAATGTATTGTCCTTGATGTATACGAAAATATCCCTCCGGGCCAGACAACAAAACTTAAAGAACGCATCCGCTCTGCTCTGCGCAGATTTTTCCGTAAAGTTCTGGGACGTGATCCTGTAGTGATTCCCCTCGTAATTTCCATAACAGGCGATGAAGATAAAGATAGCGAAGCAATGTGTGATAAGTGCGTGTTATAA
- a CDS encoding fumarylacetoacetate hydrolase family protein: MKVFRIRHNEKIFYATFEKDHFKPLIAGLTNTETIPLSESTVLPIVVPSKIICVGLNYKKHASELNMDLGDEPMIFLKPPSAIIGNNDAIVLPSTSQQVDYEAELAVIIGQPIKNMPPEKIAPLIFGYACANDVTARDFQRKDTLFTRAKGFDTFAPIGPCIETSLDTTSLAIRTIVNDKVRQEGNTSDMLYTPIQLVSYISQIMTLNPGDVIMTGTPDGIGTINAGDKVEIEIEGIGTLTNTVVSDESSKIPVQ; the protein is encoded by the coding sequence ATGAAAGTTTTCAGAATCAGGCATAACGAAAAAATTTTTTATGCGACATTTGAAAAAGACCATTTCAAACCTCTGATTGCCGGATTGACTAACACTGAAACAATCCCGCTTTCTGAAAGCACCGTTCTCCCCATTGTAGTTCCTTCTAAAATTATCTGTGTCGGGCTTAACTATAAAAAACACGCCAGCGAACTGAATATGGATCTGGGTGACGAGCCTATGATCTTTCTGAAACCGCCGTCAGCTATTATCGGCAACAATGATGCGATAGTTCTTCCATCAACCTCACAACAAGTTGATTATGAGGCTGAACTGGCTGTAATCATCGGGCAACCAATTAAAAACATGCCCCCTGAAAAAATTGCACCGCTGATTTTCGGTTATGCATGCGCCAATGATGTCACAGCAAGAGATTTCCAGCGTAAGGATACCCTTTTCACCAGAGCCAAGGGATTTGACACTTTCGCCCCTATCGGCCCCTGCATTGAAACCAGTCTTGATACAACATCACTGGCTATCCGGACAATAGTTAATGATAAAGTAAGGCAGGAAGGCAACACTTCGGATATGTTGTATACTCCAATACAGCTGGTCAGCTATATTTCTCAGATCATGACCCTCAATCCAGGCGATGTAATTATGACTGGAACTCCAGACGGGATCGGTACTATAAATGCCGGTGACAAAGTCGAAATTGAAATCGAAGGCATCGGCACACTCACTAATACAGTCGTTTCCGATGAATCATCAAAAATTCCAGTGCAGTAA
- the rpsB gene encoding 30S ribosomal protein S2, with the protein MAYVTMKQMLETGVHFGHQTRRWNPKMRPYIFGARNGIHIMDLQQTVKLFRKAHDFISDTVAKGGKVLFIGTKRQAQEAIAAEASRAGMFHVTHRWMGGTLTNFQTIKKSIDRLKNLEEMFEDGSIKRFPKKEIVMMGREVKKLNLALGGIKDLNGAPTIAFVIDPKREQIAIQECRKLGIPVVAVVDSNCDPDMVDYIIPGNDDAIRAIKLFAAHMADACLEGAARRKEDKEMEAEKTKATEKAVETEAKAEETPQEAK; encoded by the coding sequence ATGGCATATGTAACTATGAAACAAATGCTGGAGACCGGCGTTCACTTTGGTCACCAGACCCGCAGATGGAATCCCAAAATGCGTCCTTACATTTTCGGCGCACGTAACGGAATCCATATTATGGACCTGCAGCAGACTGTTAAGCTTTTCCGTAAAGCTCACGACTTTATCTCTGATACTGTTGCTAAAGGCGGAAAGGTCCTGTTCATCGGAACCAAGCGTCAGGCTCAGGAAGCAATTGCTGCTGAAGCAAGCCGCGCTGGCATGTTCCACGTAACACACCGCTGGATGGGTGGTACTCTTACCAACTTCCAGACAATTAAAAAAAGCATCGATCGCCTCAAAAACCTTGAGGAAATGTTCGAAGACGGTTCCATCAAACGTTTCCCCAAAAAGGAAATCGTAATGATGGGTCGTGAGGTTAAAAAACTTAATCTTGCACTCGGTGGTATCAAAGACCTTAACGGTGCCCCAACTATCGCTTTCGTAATTGATCCTAAGCGTGAGCAGATCGCTATTCAGGAATGCCGTAAACTCGGTATCCCAGTAGTCGCTGTTGTAGACTCCAACTGCGACCCAGATATGGTTGACTACATCATCCCCGGTAACGATGACGCTATCCGTGCTATCAAGCTCTTCGCAGCTCACATGGCAGACGCTTGTCTTGAAGGCGCAGCCCGCCGTAAAGAAGACAAGGAAATGGAAGCTGAAAAGACTAAAGCTACCGAAAAAGCTGTAGAAACTGAAGCAAAAGCAGAAGAAACTCCTCAGGAGGCAAAATAG
- the tsf gene encoding translation elongation factor Ts, which yields MAITAQMVKSLREKTGVGMMDCKKALNETNGDEEKAIKYLREKGLAKAAKKAGRATSEGLIGTYTHSNGKLVAMVELKCETDFVAKADQFIQLSKDLAMQVAATSPLCVNPEELPQDILEKEKAIYLQQAIAEGKPENIAAKIVEGRINKYYKEVCLIEQPFIKDDKKTIKDLLNETIAILGENMQIGRFARINLAEAVAEEQEEAEAE from the coding sequence ATGGCTATTACCGCACAGATGGTTAAGTCCCTGCGCGAAAAGACCGGCGTAGGAATGATGGACTGCAAAAAAGCTCTTAATGAGACTAATGGTGACGAAGAGAAAGCAATTAAATATCTTCGCGAAAAAGGTCTCGCTAAAGCAGCTAAAAAAGCAGGTCGCGCTACCAGCGAAGGTCTGATCGGCACATACACCCACAGCAATGGTAAACTCGTTGCTATGGTTGAACTTAAATGTGAAACTGACTTCGTTGCTAAAGCAGACCAGTTTATTCAGCTTTCCAAAGACCTCGCTATGCAGGTTGCAGCAACAAGCCCACTTTGCGTAAATCCTGAAGAACTTCCTCAGGATATTCTGGAGAAAGAAAAAGCTATCTACCTCCAGCAGGCAATTGCCGAAGGCAAACCTGAAAATATCGCTGCAAAGATCGTCGAAGGACGTATCAATAAATACTACAAGGAAGTCTGTTTGATTGAACAGCCTTTCATTAAAGATGATAAAAAGACCATTAAGGACCTCCTTAATGAGACCATCGCTATTCTCGGTGAGAATATGCAGATCGGACGCTTCGCCCGCATCAACCTTGCGGAAGCAGTTGCCGAAGAGCAAGAAGAAGCAGAAGCTGAATAA
- the pyrH gene encoding UMP kinase: MDKLHYSRVMIKLSGEALAGDQQFGIKPAAISQFAGEIAAAAKAGLQVALVIGGGNIFRGMSDSAKGMDRASADYMGMLATIMNALAVQDALEKMGCDTRVMSAIPMQAVAEPYIRRRAVRHLEKGRVVICAAGTGNPYFTTDTAAALRAMELKTEAIIKATKVDGVYDKDPMKYDDAVKYESITYLETLEKRLGVMDSTATSLAMDNNMPIIVFNLFEEGNIGRVVRGEKIGTIVHGG; the protein is encoded by the coding sequence ATGGACAAATTGCACTATTCACGGGTAATGATCAAACTCAGCGGTGAAGCACTGGCTGGAGATCAGCAGTTCGGTATTAAGCCCGCAGCAATCAGCCAGTTTGCTGGTGAAATAGCTGCAGCTGCAAAAGCGGGTTTGCAGGTAGCTCTGGTAATCGGCGGCGGAAATATTTTTCGCGGTATGTCTGACTCAGCAAAAGGCATGGACCGTGCTTCTGCCGACTATATGGGAATGCTTGCAACTATCATGAACGCTCTTGCTGTTCAGGATGCCCTTGAAAAAATGGGTTGTGACACACGTGTTATGTCTGCAATTCCCATGCAGGCAGTAGCTGAGCCCTACATTCGCCGCAGAGCCGTCCGTCACCTTGAAAAAGGCCGGGTGGTAATTTGTGCAGCCGGAACAGGTAACCCTTATTTTACGACTGACACCGCTGCAGCATTAAGAGCTATGGAGCTTAAAACTGAAGCTATCATAAAAGCTACAAAAGTTGACGGAGTCTACGATAAAGACCCCATGAAGTATGACGACGCAGTTAAATATGAATCTATCACCTACCTTGAGACACTTGAAAAAAGACTGGGTGTAATGGACTCCACAGCCACTTCACTGGCCATGGATAACAATATGCCGATAATTGTCTTTAACCTTTTCGAAGAAGGGAACATCGGAAGAGTTGTCAGAGGTGAGAAGATTGGAACAATTGTTCACGGAGGATAA
- the frr gene encoding ribosome recycling factor — MINEVLADGKKRMDGALTSLENDFAKLRTGRASTSLVDQTVVDYYGTPTPIIQLASVAVPDSRTITIQPWDKGAFPLIEKALMQSDLGLNPVNDGKQLRISIPPLTEERRKDLVKIAKKYTEDSKVAIRNVRRDMNDTLKKLEKDKDISEDEQRKAQDDVQKITDDFVKKCDAACVVKEKEILEI; from the coding sequence ATGATTAATGAAGTTCTTGCCGATGGCAAAAAAAGAATGGACGGCGCTCTGACCAGCCTTGAAAACGATTTCGCTAAACTGCGCACAGGCCGAGCATCAACATCTCTGGTCGACCAGACAGTTGTTGATTACTACGGCACTCCTACTCCCATCATTCAGCTGGCTTCTGTTGCTGTGCCTGATTCACGCACAATTACTATTCAGCCCTGGGACAAAGGAGCTTTTCCGCTTATTGAAAAAGCTTTGATGCAGTCAGACCTTGGTCTCAATCCGGTTAATGATGGTAAGCAATTACGCATTTCCATTCCGCCGCTCACAGAAGAGCGTCGTAAGGATCTGGTAAAAATAGCTAAAAAATATACAGAAGATTCCAAAGTTGCCATCCGTAACGTCCGCCGTGATATGAATGACACTCTGAAGAAGCTGGAAAAGGACAAGGATATTTCCGAAGACGAACAGCGCAAAGCTCAGGACGATGTTCAGAAAATCACTGATGATTTTGTCAAAAAATGTGATGCAGCTTGTGTTGTAAAAGAAAAGGAAATTCTGGAAATCTAA
- a CDS encoding isoprenyl transferase, protein MVPRHLAVIMDGNGRWAKARGLSRSEGHKAGTEAAKAIVTKCRKLGIKHLTLYTFSKENWARPKDEIATLFNLLTIFLKKELSSLREQDIRLKILGELSEFPFGVKQVVAHTIKKTENCRSMTLNLALNYSGRDELVRACKKMISQGISENEINEENLSDYLYTAGQPDPDLIIRTSGEQRLSNYLLYQAAYSELYFTDVFWPDFTPEELDKALADYAGRQRRFGKTGDQI, encoded by the coding sequence ATGGTGCCCAGACATTTAGCCGTTATAATGGACGGAAATGGGAGGTGGGCAAAGGCTCGCGGTCTTTCAAGAAGCGAAGGGCACAAAGCCGGAACAGAAGCAGCAAAAGCAATTGTAACTAAATGCCGAAAACTAGGCATTAAGCATCTGACTCTTTACACCTTTTCAAAGGAAAACTGGGCCAGACCAAAGGATGAGATTGCAACGCTCTTCAACCTGCTGACAATCTTTCTGAAGAAAGAATTGTCCAGCCTGCGCGAGCAGGATATACGCCTTAAAATTCTAGGAGAACTCTCAGAGTTCCCCTTCGGCGTAAAACAGGTTGTAGCCCACACCATCAAAAAGACTGAGAATTGCAGATCCATGACCCTTAATCTTGCCTTGAACTATTCAGGGCGTGATGAACTGGTGCGAGCCTGCAAAAAAATGATTTCTCAAGGAATCAGTGAAAATGAAATCAACGAGGAAAACCTGTCCGACTACTTATATACAGCTGGACAACCTGACCCCGACTTGATTATCCGTACCAGTGGCGAGCAGAGGCTTTCAAACTATCTGCTCTATCAGGCTGCATATTCGGAACTATATTTCACTGATGTATTCTGGCCCGACTTCACCCCCGAAGAACTGGACAAAGCTTTGGCAGACTATGCCGGACGCCAGCGCCGCTTCGGAAAGACAGGCGATCAGATATAA
- a CDS encoding SH3 domain-containing protein, with translation MSSRIWCWLAIILSIFITACIPQAHPRNQAPVQTAVRTETEVITPVVTGKSTLLLNVREKASSKTAVIDKLPKNTQVELLDKSGSWYKVKRTDGSGKTGFVFYKYITLDFGNYLGTRGRNKKLAVIHDTPSSKSKTALKISPQTTFDIIGYENGFYKVHGDSFEGYVLSELCVADPSSPIAKTNTVTIKSTISDDKVKITKKTGKKSVHGGKKSAGNDAVAAIFGSFFGVKQATPEQKKQAEKLTAEHQKKAEASNGNFFDNLVKGLDNASKAQGNNPNSLDSILKKLDQSKELAAQTIEIREKMLKALNETKALQGLVGATIAAMNNDYKTATDTAQGVCSTGMKKISIKAFIKDLSYEPTTSIEQASVKIAENGKRLKALESKIKSEANTFSKLKEKQLTNIDAVISTFSNNIHASNALYDMSMDKSSNVIGNIDSAMAAYDEKADKVAAEAVRQAAIMTESGLIIAQLIANAASNPIYGVVALPQIYRAEEQIRKFVTLFNDFNNDYNYIEENSALISKQGKDISKIIMTARRKNTQITTILERYFQKKMELSSRLKKRLASQAEEGYKEVEKKAESVAIEEAELD, from the coding sequence ATGTCTTCAAGAATATGGTGCTGGCTGGCAATTATATTATCTATTTTTATTACAGCTTGCATACCACAGGCACATCCACGCAATCAGGCTCCGGTACAAACTGCCGTCAGAACTGAAACAGAAGTTATAACGCCTGTTGTAACAGGTAAATCAACTCTTCTTCTGAATGTCAGAGAAAAAGCTTCATCCAAGACCGCAGTAATTGATAAGCTCCCAAAAAACACACAGGTTGAGCTTTTAGATAAAAGCGGCAGCTGGTATAAAGTAAAACGCACCGACGGTTCCGGTAAAACCGGATTTGTATTTTATAAATATATCACGCTTGATTTCGGTAACTATCTGGGAACAAGGGGCAGAAATAAAAAACTTGCCGTAATTCACGATACTCCAAGCTCTAAAAGTAAGACAGCACTTAAAATTTCACCTCAGACAACTTTCGATATCATCGGTTACGAAAATGGTTTTTATAAAGTACATGGTGATTCTTTTGAAGGATATGTTCTGTCTGAACTCTGCGTCGCCGACCCATCTTCGCCCATTGCTAAAACTAATACAGTTACAATCAAATCCACGATAAGTGATGACAAAGTAAAAATTACCAAAAAAACCGGGAAGAAATCTGTTCACGGGGGCAAAAAAAGTGCTGGGAATGATGCCGTTGCAGCAATATTCGGCAGTTTCTTTGGAGTTAAACAAGCTACACCTGAGCAGAAAAAACAGGCTGAAAAGTTAACTGCAGAGCATCAAAAGAAAGCAGAAGCCAGCAATGGTAATTTTTTTGATAACCTTGTCAAAGGATTAGATAATGCGAGCAAGGCTCAGGGTAATAATCCTAACAGTCTTGACAGTATTCTCAAAAAACTTGACCAAAGCAAAGAACTAGCTGCGCAAACAATTGAAATAAGAGAAAAAATGCTCAAGGCTCTTAATGAAACAAAAGCTTTGCAGGGACTGGTTGGAGCAACTATCGCTGCCATGAATAATGATTACAAAACAGCTACGGACACAGCACAAGGTGTATGCTCAACAGGGATGAAAAAAATCTCTATCAAAGCATTCATTAAAGACCTTTCCTATGAGCCGACAACCTCTATTGAACAAGCATCTGTAAAAATTGCAGAAAATGGAAAAAGGCTCAAGGCCCTGGAATCTAAAATTAAATCTGAAGCTAACACCTTTTCTAAACTTAAGGAAAAACAGCTTACAAATATTGATGCCGTTATCAGCACCTTTTCTAACAATATCCATGCATCCAACGCATTATATGACATGAGCATGGACAAATCATCCAACGTAATCGGTAACATAGATAGTGCCATGGCTGCCTATGACGAAAAAGCTGATAAAGTTGCTGCAGAAGCTGTCCGACAGGCAGCAATTATGACAGAATCAGGACTGATAATCGCTCAGTTAATTGCAAATGCCGCAAGTAATCCCATCTATGGTGTTGTTGCACTCCCGCAGATCTATAGAGCAGAGGAACAGATTAGAAAATTTGTTACACTTTTCAATGACTTTAATAATGACTACAACTACATTGAAGAAAACTCCGCACTTATCTCTAAACAGGGTAAAGATATCAGCAAGATCATCATGACTGCACGCCGCAAAAACACCCAGATAACTACTATTCTTGAAAGATACTTCCAGAAAAAGATGGAACTGAGCAGCAGACTTAAAAAGAGACTCGCAAGTCAAGCAGAAGAAGGTTATAAGGAAGTAGAAAAGAAGGCTGAATCAGTTGCGATTGAAGAAGCCGAACTCGATTAA
- a CDS encoding HD family phosphohydrolase yields MILQSKIAELAAASTADIEKILDDAIIKSGKAGCRRAIESLSCPIKAMFADLIGVQASLVDRLTEIGLALSGETRVERLLEMIVDEARVLTKADAGTLYIVDKDSRKLNFSILQNDTMKVRMGGSSGNEISLPPVPLYSAGNKPNKSNVSSYCALTGETVNIADVYEADGFDFTGPRKYDAATGYRSKSMLVLALKNHEQDIIGVLQLLNAVGDNGEIIEFSDNIVDIVGSLASQAAIALTNTQLIQGLKDLLYSVIQSIAAAIDAKSPYTNGHIERVVTLTMMIADKVNLTTEGIYADVEFAEDELEELKLAAWMHDVGKISIPEHVVDKSTKLETIFDRCELVDVRFRLIFETIKNKQLEETIAAMAVGADAEQISKIEMHYAVKMERAEDDRQFILSCNVPKEFMSDERIARVEEIAARTYESGGETFNWLTEDEVKNLCIRKGTLTAEERKVIESHAQITLEMLNRLPFPKRLSRVPEYASGHHEKLDGSGYPKGLTEKELPLQARIMAVADIFEALTAKDRPYKEPMKLAQAIKILGFMVKDRHIDPDVCSLFIESGLYMEYAKRELDPSQFEE; encoded by the coding sequence ATGATTTTGCAAAGCAAAATAGCTGAACTAGCGGCAGCAAGTACTGCTGATATTGAAAAGATTCTTGATGATGCTATCATTAAGTCCGGTAAAGCCGGATGTCGCAGAGCTATTGAAAGTTTGTCCTGTCCGATTAAAGCAATGTTTGCAGACTTAATAGGTGTTCAAGCGAGTCTTGTGGACCGCCTTACCGAGATCGGATTAGCTCTGTCCGGGGAAACTCGGGTGGAGAGACTCTTGGAAATGATAGTTGATGAAGCCCGGGTTCTTACCAAGGCCGATGCGGGAACTTTATATATAGTAGATAAGGATAGCCGGAAGCTTAATTTTTCTATTCTACAGAATGACACCATGAAAGTGCGTATGGGGGGAAGTAGTGGTAATGAAATCAGCCTTCCTCCTGTACCGCTATACTCAGCAGGAAACAAACCAAATAAGTCAAATGTTTCTTCATACTGTGCACTGACCGGTGAAACCGTCAATATTGCTGATGTATACGAAGCAGATGGATTTGATTTTACCGGACCCCGAAAGTATGACGCAGCTACTGGATATCGTTCAAAATCCATGCTGGTGCTGGCCCTTAAGAATCATGAGCAGGATATTATAGGGGTCTTGCAGTTGTTGAATGCCGTTGGTGACAATGGTGAAATTATAGAATTTTCTGATAATATTGTGGACATTGTCGGTTCACTTGCTTCACAGGCAGCTATTGCCCTGACTAACACGCAGCTGATTCAAGGTCTTAAAGATCTGCTTTATTCTGTTATCCAGAGTATTGCTGCTGCAATTGATGCTAAATCTCCATATACCAACGGGCATATCGAACGAGTTGTGACTCTTACGATGATGATTGCCGATAAGGTTAATTTAACTACCGAAGGGATATATGCTGATGTGGAGTTTGCCGAAGATGAGCTTGAGGAGTTAAAGCTCGCAGCCTGGATGCACGATGTGGGTAAAATTTCTATCCCTGAGCATGTTGTCGATAAATCTACAAAGCTTGAAACTATTTTTGACCGGTGCGAGTTGGTTGATGTCAGATTCAGGCTTATTTTTGAAACGATTAAGAACAAACAGCTTGAAGAAACTATTGCAGCAATGGCAGTAGGTGCGGATGCTGAGCAGATTTCTAAAATTGAGATGCATTATGCTGTTAAAATGGAAAGGGCCGAAGATGATCGGCAGTTTATTCTTTCCTGCAATGTCCCTAAAGAATTTATGTCCGATGAGCGTATTGCAAGAGTTGAAGAAATTGCAGCGCGTACTTACGAAAGCGGGGGGGAAACATTCAACTGGCTTACTGAAGATGAAGTTAAAAATCTCTGTATCCGCAAGGGAACACTTACCGCAGAAGAACGTAAAGTTATTGAAAGTCATGCTCAGATTACTCTTGAAATGCTTAACAGATTGCCGTTTCCAAAGCGTCTTTCCCGTGTGCCGGAATACGCATCCGGTCATCATGAAAAGCTTGATGGGTCCGGGTATCCTAAAGGGCTTACTGAAAAGGAACTTCCGCTTCAGGCCCGAATTATGGCTGTGGCTGATATCTTTGAAGCTCTTACAGCCAAAGACAGGCCGTATAAGGAACCTATGAAACTGGCGCAGGCAATCAAAATACTTGGATTCATGGTTAAGGATCGTCACATTGATCCCGATGTTTGCAGTCTTTTCATTGAATCTGGATTGTATATGGAATATGCCAAAAGGGAATTAGACCCTTCACAATTTGAAGAGTAA
- a CDS encoding phosphatidate cytidylyltransferase, protein MPLSSLHQRIITALLLVATLATALIMGGYVLTGAVTIFSVVALHEFYSMFWQDSSNRLSRIVGLASGAGIIITSALVSPVWMLLIMLGAFWLFNFRFLFSFSSAPDKASYHDSLILFAGLVYIPVTLQFITSMNSWEILFVLLSASASDTVAFYAGTFFGKKKIWPAISPKKSWAGSFGGFIGCIICCTVFGKIFGHAPIVLWVTLAASLNIAAQMGDFFESALKRKLQIKDSGKILPGHGGVLDRIDSLVLALPVYILARQTYAFF, encoded by the coding sequence ATGCCCCTTAGCAGCCTTCACCAAAGAATCATCACAGCATTGCTTCTCGTGGCGACACTTGCCACTGCCCTGATCATGGGCGGCTACGTTCTTACGGGAGCCGTAACAATTTTCAGTGTTGTTGCACTTCACGAATTCTATTCCATGTTTTGGCAGGACAGTTCCAACAGACTTTCCAGAATAGTCGGACTTGCGTCCGGAGCAGGAATTATTATTACCTCCGCTCTGGTTTCTCCGGTCTGGATGCTGCTCATAATGCTTGGAGCTTTCTGGTTGTTTAACTTCAGGTTTCTTTTTTCTTTCAGTTCTGCACCTGATAAGGCATCATATCATGACAGCCTGATTCTTTTTGCAGGACTGGTCTATATTCCGGTAACTCTTCAATTCATTACATCTATGAACAGCTGGGAGATTCTTTTTGTTTTACTTTCAGCCTCGGCATCAGATACAGTTGCTTTTTATGCCGGAACATTTTTCGGCAAAAAGAAGATCTGGCCGGCAATAAGCCCTAAAAAATCATGGGCGGGCTCTTTCGGGGGCTTTATAGGTTGCATTATCTGCTGCACTGTTTTCGGTAAAATTTTCGGACATGCCCCCATTGTTCTTTGGGTGACACTTGCCGCTTCCCTAAACATTGCCGCCCAGATGGGTGACTTTTTTGAATCAGCCTTAAAACGTAAGCTCCAGATTAAAGATTCAGGAAAAATCCTGCCGGGCCACGGAGGAGTTCTGGATCGCATCGACAGCCTTGTCCTTGCTCTGCCCGTATACATTCTGGCAAGACAGACTTACGCTTTTTTTTAA